In Papaver somniferum cultivar HN1 chromosome 1, ASM357369v1, whole genome shotgun sequence, a genomic segment contains:
- the LOC113304430 gene encoding tyrosyl-DNA phosphodiesterase 1-like isoform X2: protein MSVSDKRVSRKHISLNASLDGSLEVTVEGGNPIAIKFEDGRKKLVSKESAILVHGDIVELIPGHHFFKYVKSAVNEVTLSLGTSKRFDMKPGEDENINLKRKRQIDEDEALARTLQDEMIRDVSSPKRNMVTGSSSYPINQGQTSFDSHDGSGTIRQFDVAKDKLPLGFRLLRVKGLPSWANSSTVSIQDVIQGNVLVAVLSNYMVDMDWLISACPTLTRIPRVLVIHGEGDGTVSHLQKNKPANWVLHKPPLPISYGTHHSKAMFLVYPKGVRVAIHTANLIHVDWNNKSQGLWMQDFPWKDQNDQNKRCGFENDLVDYLSALKWPEIEVSLPVIGSVKINSSFFRKFDYSSAAVRLIGSVPGYHTGSNLKKWGHMKLRSVLQDCVFDKEFQKSPLVYQFSSLGSLDEKWMAELASSMSSGSTHDKLSLGLGKELIVWPTVEDVRCSLEGYAAGSCIPSPQKNVEKDFLKKYWAKWKADHSGRSRAMPHIKTYTRYSGQNLAWFLLTSANLSKAAWGALQKKDSQLMIRSYELGVLFLPTSINKDCSFSCTDNGGSTEVKCESSKNGEDCQMKLVTLCWKGSKNTDSSSEVVTLPVPYELPPQPYSSQDVPWSWDKRYFKKDVHGQVWAR, encoded by the exons ATGTCGGTCTCGGATAAACGAGTGAGCCGGAAACATATTAGTTTGAATGCCTCGCTTGATGGTTCTCTTGAAGTGACTGTG GAGGGAGGGAATCCAATTGCTATTAAGTTTGAGGATGGAAGGAAGAAATTGGTTTCTAAAGAGAGTGCCATACTTGTACATGGGGATATAGTAGAGTTGATTCCTGGGCATCACTTTTTCAAGTATGTGAAATCAGCTGTTAACGAAGTTACATTGTCTTTGGGTACTAGCAAAAGGTTTGACATGAAACCCGGTGAAGATGAAAATATAAATCTAAAGAGAAAGCGGCAAATCGATGAAGATGAAGCTCTTGCAAGAACTCTTCAG GATGAGATGATAAGAGATGTCTCCTCTCCAAAAAGAAATATGGTGACAGGAAGTTCTAGTTACCCTATAAATCAGGGGCAGACCAGCTTCGACTCTCATGATGGTTCCGGAACTATTCGTCAGTTTGATGTTGCGAAGGATAAACTTCCTTTAGGTTTCCGACTTCTGCGAGTCAAAGGGCTGCCTTCATGGGCAAATTCCTCCACAGTTTCGATCCAAGATGTGATTCAG GGGAATGTGCTCGTGGCTGTTCTTTCAAattatatggttgatatggattGGTTGATATCTG CTTGCCCAACTCTCACAAGGATTCCCCGCGTGCTTGTAATTCATGGTGAAGGCGACGGGACAGTGTCTCATTTGCAG AAGAACAAGCCTGCGAATTGGGTTCTGCACAAGCCTCCGCTGCCCATTTCATATGGTACGCACCATTCAAAGGCCATGTTCCTTGTCTATCCTAAAGGTGTGCGTGTTGCTATACACACTGCAAACTTGATACATGTTGACTGGAACAACAAAAGTCAAGGTTTATGGATGCAAGATTTTCCTTGGAAAgatcaaaatgaccaaaacaaaAGATGTGGATTTGAAAATGACTTGGTTGATTATCTCAGTGCGCTAAAG TGGCCTGAAATTGAAGTCAGTTTACCAGTCATCGGCAGTGTCAAGATCAATTCATCATTTTTCAGGAAGTTTGATTATAGCAGTGCGGCG GTTAGACTAATTGGATCAGTTCCTGGGTACCACACGGGTTCCAACCTGAAAAAATGGGGACACATGAAACTTCGTAGTGTTCTGCAGGACTGTGTTTTTGATAAAGAATTTCAGAAGTCCCCGCTCGTGTATCAG TTTTCCTCTCTTGGTTCTTTGGATGAAAAGTGGATGGCCGAGTTAGCATCATCAATGTCATCGGGTTCCACTCATGATAAATTATCTCTGGGCCTCGGGAAAGAACTTATAGTTTGGCCTACAGTTGAAGATGTCAGGTGCTCTTTAGAG GGCTATGCAGCTGGCAGTTGCATTCCGAGCCCACAAAAAAATGTGGAGAAAGATTTCTTGAAAAAGTATTGGGCCAAATGGAAGGCGGACCACAGTGGTCGCAG TCGTGCAATGCCTCATATTAAGACGTATACCCGGTACAGTGGTCAAAACCTTGC TTGGTTTCTTCTGACCTCGGCAAATCTTAGTAAAGCTGCTTGGGGTGCACTCCAAAAGAAGGATTCTCAATTGATGATCCGATCTTATGAG CTGGGGGTGCTTTTCTTGCCTACATCTATAAATAAAGATTGCAGTTTTTCTTGTACAGATAATGGTGGTTCCACAGAG GTTAAGTGTGAATCTTCAAAAAATGGTGAAGATTGCCAGATGAAACTGGTAACTCTGTGTTGGAAAGGAAGCAAGAATACAGATTCATCATCTGAAGTTGTAACGCTGCCAGTTCCCTATGAACTACCTCCACAGCCATATTCCTCTCAAG ATGTTCCTTGGTCATGGGATAAACGGTACTTCAAGAAAGATGTCCATGGTCAGGTCTGGGCTAGATGA
- the LOC113304430 gene encoding tyrosyl-DNA phosphodiesterase 1-like isoform X1 yields the protein MTRSRVTIGYLVSVKTNLDEEDESIPKIEIFEGINFIGRDDMSVSDKRVSRKHISLNASLDGSLEVTVEGGNPIAIKFEDGRKKLVSKESAILVHGDIVELIPGHHFFKYVKSAVNEVTLSLGTSKRFDMKPGEDENINLKRKRQIDEDEALARTLQDEMIRDVSSPKRNMVTGSSSYPINQGQTSFDSHDGSGTIRQFDVAKDKLPLGFRLLRVKGLPSWANSSTVSIQDVIQGNVLVAVLSNYMVDMDWLISACPTLTRIPRVLVIHGEGDGTVSHLQKNKPANWVLHKPPLPISYGTHHSKAMFLVYPKGVRVAIHTANLIHVDWNNKSQGLWMQDFPWKDQNDQNKRCGFENDLVDYLSALKWPEIEVSLPVIGSVKINSSFFRKFDYSSAAVRLIGSVPGYHTGSNLKKWGHMKLRSVLQDCVFDKEFQKSPLVYQFSSLGSLDEKWMAELASSMSSGSTHDKLSLGLGKELIVWPTVEDVRCSLEGYAAGSCIPSPQKNVEKDFLKKYWAKWKADHSGRSRAMPHIKTYTRYSGQNLAWFLLTSANLSKAAWGALQKKDSQLMIRSYELGVLFLPTSINKDCSFSCTDNGGSTEVKCESSKNGEDCQMKLVTLCWKGSKNTDSSSEVVTLPVPYELPPQPYSSQDVPWSWDKRYFKKDVHGQVWAR from the exons GTTACAATTGGATATTTGGTTTCAGTAAAGACCAATTTGGATGAGGAGGATGAATCAATCCCCAAGATAGAAATATTTGAGGGCATCAATTTTATTGGAAGAGATGATATGTCGGTCTCGGATAAACGAGTGAGCCGGAAACATATTAGTTTGAATGCCTCGCTTGATGGTTCTCTTGAAGTGACTGTG GAGGGAGGGAATCCAATTGCTATTAAGTTTGAGGATGGAAGGAAGAAATTGGTTTCTAAAGAGAGTGCCATACTTGTACATGGGGATATAGTAGAGTTGATTCCTGGGCATCACTTTTTCAAGTATGTGAAATCAGCTGTTAACGAAGTTACATTGTCTTTGGGTACTAGCAAAAGGTTTGACATGAAACCCGGTGAAGATGAAAATATAAATCTAAAGAGAAAGCGGCAAATCGATGAAGATGAAGCTCTTGCAAGAACTCTTCAG GATGAGATGATAAGAGATGTCTCCTCTCCAAAAAGAAATATGGTGACAGGAAGTTCTAGTTACCCTATAAATCAGGGGCAGACCAGCTTCGACTCTCATGATGGTTCCGGAACTATTCGTCAGTTTGATGTTGCGAAGGATAAACTTCCTTTAGGTTTCCGACTTCTGCGAGTCAAAGGGCTGCCTTCATGGGCAAATTCCTCCACAGTTTCGATCCAAGATGTGATTCAG GGGAATGTGCTCGTGGCTGTTCTTTCAAattatatggttgatatggattGGTTGATATCTG CTTGCCCAACTCTCACAAGGATTCCCCGCGTGCTTGTAATTCATGGTGAAGGCGACGGGACAGTGTCTCATTTGCAG AAGAACAAGCCTGCGAATTGGGTTCTGCACAAGCCTCCGCTGCCCATTTCATATGGTACGCACCATTCAAAGGCCATGTTCCTTGTCTATCCTAAAGGTGTGCGTGTTGCTATACACACTGCAAACTTGATACATGTTGACTGGAACAACAAAAGTCAAGGTTTATGGATGCAAGATTTTCCTTGGAAAgatcaaaatgaccaaaacaaaAGATGTGGATTTGAAAATGACTTGGTTGATTATCTCAGTGCGCTAAAG TGGCCTGAAATTGAAGTCAGTTTACCAGTCATCGGCAGTGTCAAGATCAATTCATCATTTTTCAGGAAGTTTGATTATAGCAGTGCGGCG GTTAGACTAATTGGATCAGTTCCTGGGTACCACACGGGTTCCAACCTGAAAAAATGGGGACACATGAAACTTCGTAGTGTTCTGCAGGACTGTGTTTTTGATAAAGAATTTCAGAAGTCCCCGCTCGTGTATCAG TTTTCCTCTCTTGGTTCTTTGGATGAAAAGTGGATGGCCGAGTTAGCATCATCAATGTCATCGGGTTCCACTCATGATAAATTATCTCTGGGCCTCGGGAAAGAACTTATAGTTTGGCCTACAGTTGAAGATGTCAGGTGCTCTTTAGAG GGCTATGCAGCTGGCAGTTGCATTCCGAGCCCACAAAAAAATGTGGAGAAAGATTTCTTGAAAAAGTATTGGGCCAAATGGAAGGCGGACCACAGTGGTCGCAG TCGTGCAATGCCTCATATTAAGACGTATACCCGGTACAGTGGTCAAAACCTTGC TTGGTTTCTTCTGACCTCGGCAAATCTTAGTAAAGCTGCTTGGGGTGCACTCCAAAAGAAGGATTCTCAATTGATGATCCGATCTTATGAG CTGGGGGTGCTTTTCTTGCCTACATCTATAAATAAAGATTGCAGTTTTTCTTGTACAGATAATGGTGGTTCCACAGAG GTTAAGTGTGAATCTTCAAAAAATGGTGAAGATTGCCAGATGAAACTGGTAACTCTGTGTTGGAAAGGAAGCAAGAATACAGATTCATCATCTGAAGTTGTAACGCTGCCAGTTCCCTATGAACTACCTCCACAGCCATATTCCTCTCAAG ATGTTCCTTGGTCATGGGATAAACGGTACTTCAAGAAAGATGTCCATGGTCAGGTCTGGGCTAGATGA